The Treponema sp. Marseille-Q3903 genomic interval TGAGCGGAGTCGGAAACCCGATGTTGAATCCGTATAAATTGATTGAAGCGTGCAGGATGAGCAGATGGAATGAAGAGAGAAGCCAACCGCCTGTCAGCCTTGAAAGCGGAATAAGCAATCGAGGAATCGGTGAAACATGGATCAGTTTTGACAAAGTTGATTTTGGAAAAGACGGCGCAGATGTGATTCACTATCCTGTGTTTTCATTTGCGGTAGAAGAACCTGTAGAAATTTGGGACGGCATTCCGAATCGAAAAGACAGCGTCTGCATTCTAAAAGATATTTACCGCGCAAAATCAGTTTACAACACTTTTACAGAAAATACTTTTACATTGAATCGACGTCTATTCGGCGTTCACACAATCAGCATTGTTTTAAAAACAGAGCTTGTAATTCACGGATTTTATTTTGATAAAACTCCAAAAGCGTTTGCAAAACTAAATGCGCTCGACGCAGATGACATAGTTGGCGACACATTCAAAAAAGGAGTCGATTGTGTAGAAGGGATTGGAAACAATGTAAACCTCGATTTTTCAAACATGAATTTTGGCTATAAAAAAGCGACAAAGCTGACTGTTTGCGGAAAATCAAATACCGACAACAACACGATAAATGTTAAGTTTTTTGATGAAGCGGGAAATGCAATTACTCAAGTGATCGATTTTGTGCACACAGACGAATACGAGATAAAAACTTTTGACATTTCGCCGATCACGGGAAATCAGAAAGTGAGCTTTGTGTTCCTGCCTGGCTGCAACTTCGACTTTAAGTGGTTTAAGTTCGAAGAAAATTGATTTAAATATTCGGTTTGTTAAAACTTATATCGCTTTGTTTATAGATTTTATACAACTCTTCGGCTGCAATTCGAGCTTTTGCGACAATATCTCCAGCATTTTTTGGAAAGCAATAATAAAGTTTTTTCATATCACCGATACAAATCATATCGCCGATTTCATACCAAAAATAATCTGAATAAAGGCTGTGACTCGCTCTCGGACTTTGTCTATAATGAAGCAGCCCGTTGCACCCGTCTAAGACAAATCCGTCTTTAGTATGAGTCAGATGCCCGCTTCCGACTTTGTAAATCGCTTTTGTGTTTACAAGCATAAATATGTCTACATCAGCTTCAATCTTATACTTTCCTGCTTGAATTTCTTTTCTGACTTCTTCTCTTTCCCATTTGAACCAATCTGGAACATGTGTAAAAACGGAAGGTGAGTTTGTTGCAGGACTTTCTAAAAAATCACCTTTCCCTGGCAAAATATTATCCATCTCACCATATTCCGATAAAACCCATTTTGCGCCGCATTGTTTACATTCAAGTTCAATTCCGCTGCCGTTCATTTTTCCTTCAGTTCGGCAAAAAGGACACTTGTAAAGAACTCTATTTAAACTGTCGGCGCGGAACGGTTCATCTATTTTTATGTGATTTTCCTGTTGCCACTTCCAATTGTCAAATTCAAACTCTTTGTTCAAGATATCGTTCAATTCTTCAGTAGATTTATTTTTTATATCGTCTTTCGAAAACAGATATTTTATATCGGCAGAAACTTTCACTTTTCTAACTTGAAGATTGTTGTAAAGCGGACTTCTTGCAAACGCACCGTAAGTTTTTATCATCACGACAGGTACATTTAAAATTTTCAAGCATTTTGGAAGACTTCCGGAAAGTTTTGTCGCAGTTCCATCAAAACTGTAACTCGCCTCCGGGAACATCAAGATAGAAGACTGAAGTTTTTCAACAGCATATTTTAAATTTCTGACAAGCACAAAATCTTTTACGAATTTATTTGTAGGGATGCAACCAATATGGCGCATAAGCCAATTTTTGCCGACAAAACCGTCGCTTGTGCAGACGATGTTATAAGGGCGTGGATAAAGTACAACTGAGGCAATCTTGAGGTCTATAAAACTCGAATGATTCATGATGACAAAACAAGGCTCGTCTTTGCTAAGCTTTTCCATTCCAATTTTGTTGCAGGTGAATTTTACAGCTTTAAGTTCTTTTTTGCTCAAGTTTTTAAAAAGCCAACGCCAGAAAAATGGCTGTTTGAGCGGTCTTTTTAGATTCGGTTCAGGAAGCTTTATCACTTTTTCATAATCAAGTTTTTTTACGACTGTTCTCATACAAAATATTGTATATTAGCAATTGGATTTTTGCAAAAAAAAAGACTGCCCATTTAAAAGTTTGACAACTTTAGGACAGACTTTTTGAAGATTATAAGATAAGGTTTATACAAGCCCCTGAGCAATCATAGCGGTTGCGACTTTTACAAATCCCGCGATATTTGCACCGGCAACGTAGTTGACAAACTTACCGTCTGTAGCACCGAATTTAATCGCTGTATCGTAAGCGTTGTTGTGGATATTCACCATGATGCTGTGGAGTTTTTCATCAACTTCTTCAGAAGACCATGAGAGTCGTTCAGAGTTCTGTGACATTTCAAGACCTGATGTCGCAACACCACCGGCATTTGAAGCTTTTCCCGGAGCGTATAAAATCTTAGCGTCAAGGAATGCGTTTACAGCGTCCAAGTCAGATGGCATGTTTGCGCCTTCTGCAACAAGTTTTACTCCGTTGCTCAAAAGAGTTTTTGCATCTGAGCCGAGCAATTCGTTTTGTGTAGCACATGGGAACGCACAATCGCATTTAACTTCCCAAACTTTTTTGCCTTCAAAATATTTGCTTGAAGGAAATTTCTTTGCATATTCAGATATACGGCCGCGGCGAACACCTTTTAATTCCTTAACCCAATCGAGTTTTTCCTGAGTGATTCCGTCAGCATCGTATATATATCCGTTTGAATCTGACAAAGTGACAACTTTTGCGCCAAGCTGAATGAGTTTTTGTGCAGCATAAGTAGCAACGTTTCCTGACCCGGAAACGACACAGACTTTTCCTTTGAAGTTGTCACCAACTTTCTTGAGCATTTCTTGAGCAAAATATATAAGACCATAACCTGTCGCTTCTGTACGGATCAATGAACCGCCAAATGTAAGACCTTTGCCGGTAAAAACACCTGTATATTCATCACGAATCCTCTTGTACTGACCGAACATATAACCTATCTCTCGTCCACCAACGTTTTTATCGCCGGCAGGAACGTCAACATCAGCACCTATATGACGATAAAGTTCTGTCATAAATGACTGGCAGAAACGCATAACTTCTTTGTCGGATTTTCCATGCGGATCAAAGTCAGAACCACCTTTACCGCCACCCATCGGAAGAGTTGTAAGAGAGTTTTTCAAAACTTGTTCAAACCCCAAGAATTTCAAAACAGAAAGGTTAACTTCTTTAGAAAAACGTAACCCACCTTTATAAGGTCCAATAGCACTGTTGAACTGAACACGATAACCGCGATTTACATGATAGTTACCGGCATCGTCCATCCAAGGAACACGGAACATAATTACGCGCTCAGGTTCCACCATTCTTTCAAGAATTGCATTCGGTTCAAGTT includes:
- a CDS encoding 1-acyl-sn-glycerol-3-phosphate acyltransferase, coding for MRTVVKKLDYEKVIKLPEPNLKRPLKQPFFWRWLFKNLSKKELKAVKFTCNKIGMEKLSKDEPCFVIMNHSSFIDLKIASVVLYPRPYNIVCTSDGFVGKNWLMRHIGCIPTNKFVKDFVLVRNLKYAVEKLQSSILMFPEASYSFDGTATKLSGSLPKCLKILNVPVVMIKTYGAFARSPLYNNLQVRKVKVSADIKYLFSKDDIKNKSTEELNDILNKEFEFDNWKWQQENHIKIDEPFRADSLNRVLYKCPFCRTEGKMNGSGIELECKQCGAKWVLSEYGEMDNILPGKGDFLESPATNSPSVFTHVPDWFKWEREEVRKEIQAGKYKIEADVDIFMLVNTKAIYKVGSGHLTHTKDGFVLDGCNGLLHYRQSPRASHSLYSDYFWYEIGDMICIGDMKKLYYCFPKNAGDIVAKARIAAEELYKIYKQSDISFNKPNI
- the gdhA gene encoding NADP-specific glutamate dehydrogenase; the encoded protein is MKNAYVKRVWEYVQAKNANEPEYLQAVQEVLTTLEPVVDQMPELEPNAILERMVEPERVIMFRVPWMDDAGNYHVNRGYRVQFNSAIGPYKGGLRFSKEVNLSVLKFLGFEQVLKNSLTTLPMGGGKGGSDFDPHGKSDKEVMRFCQSFMTELYRHIGADVDVPAGDKNVGGREIGYMFGQYKRIRDEYTGVFTGKGLTFGGSLIRTEATGYGLIYFAQEMLKKVGDNFKGKVCVVSGSGNVATYAAQKLIQLGAKVVTLSDSNGYIYDADGITQEKLDWVKELKGVRRGRISEYAKKFPSSKYFEGKKVWEVKCDCAFPCATQNELLGSDAKTLLSNGVKLVAEGANMPSDLDAVNAFLDAKILYAPGKASNAGGVATSGLEMSQNSERLSWSSEEVDEKLHSIMVNIHNNAYDTAIKFGATDGKFVNYVAGANIAGFVKVATAMIAQGLV